The following coding sequences lie in one Oncorhynchus gorbuscha isolate QuinsamMale2020 ecotype Even-year linkage group LG10, OgorEven_v1.0, whole genome shotgun sequence genomic window:
- the LOC124046412 gene encoding RAC-alpha serine/threonine-protein kinase-like yields the protein MTDVAIVKEGWLHKRGEYIKTWRPRYFLLKTDGTFIGYKERPQHVEALETPLNNFSVAQCQLMKTERPKPNTFIIRCLQWTTVIERTFHVETPEEREEWTKAIEAVADSLQKEEEEMMDSSPDPMDMEMYLTKPRLKVTMHDFEYLKLLGKGTFGKVILVKEKATGRYYAMKILKKEVIVAKDEVAHTLTENRVLQNSKHPFLTGLKYSFQTHDRLCFVMEYANGGELFFHLSRDRVFSEERARFYGAEIVSALDYLHAERNVVYRDLKLENLMLDKDGHIQITDFGLCKEGITDGATMKTFCGTPEYLAPEVLEDNDYGRAVDWWGLGVVMYEMMCGRLPFYNQDHEKLFELILMEDIRFPRTLGPEGRSLLSGLLKKDPKQRLGGGQNDAKEIMQHKFFAGIEWQDVYEKKLVPPFKPQVTSETDTRYFDEEFTAQTITITPPGQEDSMESFDSERRPHFPQFSYSASGTA from the exons GAGAGTACATTAAGACCTGGAGGCCCAGGTATTTTCTACTCAAGACTGATGGTACATTCATAGGCTACAAGGAACGACCACAACATGTTGAGGCACTTGAGACCCCTTTAAATAACTTCTCAGTAGCAC AATGCCAGCTGATGAAGACGGAGAGGCCCAAGCCCAACACATTCATCATCCGCTGCCTGCAGTGGACCACTGTTATCGAGCGCACCTTCCACGTGGAGACCCCCGAGGAGAG GGAAGAATGGACGAAGGCCATTGAGGCCGTAGCAGACAGTCtacagaaagaggaggaggagatgatggaCTCCTCCCCAGACCCAATGGACATGGAAATGTACCTGACCAAACCCAGACTCAAAGTG ACTATGCACGACTTTGAATACCTCAAACTCCTAGGAAAAGGCACTTTTGGCAAAGTGATCCTGGTGAAGGAGAAGGCCACAGGACGCTACTATGCCATGAAAATCCTGAAGAAGGAAGTAATCGTAGCGAAA GATGAAgtggcacacacactcacagaaaaCCGAGTGCTCCAGAATTCCAAGCATCCGTTCTTGACG GGCCTGAAatactccttccagactcatgaCCGGTTGTGTTTCGTCATGGAGTATGCGAACGGCGGAGAG CTGTTCTTCCACCTGTCCCGGGACCGGGTGTTTTCTGAGGAGCGGGCTCGGTTCTATGGCGCGGAGATAGTGTCAGCGCTGGACTACCTGCATGCTGAGAGGAACGTGGTCTACAGAGACCTGAAG cTGGAAAATCTGATGCTGGACAAAGACGGACACATACAAATCACTGACTTTGGACTGTGTAAGGAGGGGATCACAGACGGGGCCACCATGAAGACCTTCTGTGGGACGCCAGAGTACCTGGCCCCAGAG GTTCTGGAGGACAATGACTATGGCCGGGCGGTGGACTGGTGGGGTCTGGGCGTGGTCATGTACGAGATGATGTGTGGTAGGCtgcccttctacaaccaggaccacGAGAAGCTGTTTGAGCTCATCCTCATGGAAGACATCCGTTTCCCACGCACCCTGGGCCCTGAGGGCAGGTCCCTGCTCTCAGGCCTGCTCAAAAAGGACCCCAAGCAGCG GTTAGGTGGTGGACAGAATGATGCTAAAGAGATCATGCAGCACAAATTCTTTGCTGGGATTGAATGGCAAGATGTTTATGAGAAGAAG cTGGTCCCGCCTTTTAAGCCACAGGTTACCTCCGAAACAGACACGCGGTATTTTGACGAGGAGTTCACAGCACAGACCATCACTATTACACCGCCCGGACAAG